From Micromonospora nigra, one genomic window encodes:
- a CDS encoding AAA family ATPase, which yields MTLQLPPVTQLDPAQRDVLALPFEQSHLVTGGPGTGKTVTAIYRAAALHRSGRPTVMLMYSKVLSAYTRTAVAQIGTADIATTYHKWMFAFWQEHYRRSPPMLERYEIDWMACLTKIMTEPPAIEQRPYFVVDEGQDMPAAFYLALGALASSVSVFADENQRIGARQSTIREIAAAAKTGDPVVLPRSVRNSRQIRALADRFQPGNDTADTLPDGPTPRLLRVDHTSEAVDHLLLHEKQHPCNITGVILHRARDVFSYHHQLRGRTVNPVQGYVSNTRVEGLSDPAFSGPGIKLITWQSVKGLEFDAVFAPELQHVPGDITSDHVRMGMYVLITRARRDLTLVYRGTGEPALVEALPKELLDLSHYTP from the coding sequence ATGACACTCCAGCTACCCCCGGTGACCCAGCTCGACCCCGCCCAGCGCGACGTTCTCGCCCTCCCCTTCGAGCAGTCGCATCTCGTCACCGGCGGCCCGGGAACAGGCAAGACCGTCACCGCGATCTACCGGGCGGCCGCCCTGCACAGGTCGGGCAGGCCGACCGTGATGCTCATGTACAGCAAGGTGCTCTCGGCCTACACGCGGACCGCGGTGGCGCAGATCGGTACGGCGGACATAGCAACGACCTACCACAAGTGGATGTTCGCCTTCTGGCAGGAACACTACCGGCGCAGCCCTCCGATGCTCGAACGCTACGAGATCGACTGGATGGCCTGCCTCACCAAGATCATGACCGAGCCGCCGGCCATCGAACAACGACCGTACTTCGTCGTCGACGAGGGCCAGGACATGCCGGCCGCGTTCTACCTCGCACTGGGCGCCCTCGCGTCGTCCGTGAGCGTCTTCGCCGACGAGAACCAGCGCATCGGTGCTCGGCAGAGCACCATCCGGGAGATCGCCGCGGCGGCGAAGACCGGTGACCCCGTCGTGCTTCCCCGCAGTGTGCGCAACAGTCGTCAGATCCGCGCCCTCGCCGACCGCTTCCAGCCCGGCAACGACACCGCGGACACACTGCCGGACGGCCCCACACCCCGCCTGCTCAGGGTCGACCACACGTCCGAAGCGGTCGACCACCTGCTCCTGCACGAGAAGCAGCACCCCTGCAACATCACCGGGGTCATCCTGCACCGCGCCAGGGACGTCTTCAGCTACCATCACCAACTGCGTGGCCGCACCGTCAACCCCGTACAGGGCTACGTCAGCAACACCCGCGTCGAGGGTCTCTCGGATCCCGCCTTCAGCGGCCCGGGGATCAAGCTCATCACCTGGCAGAGCGTGAAAGGCCTGGAGTTCGACGCGGTCTTCGCACCCGAACTCCAGCACGTCCCCGGCGACATCACCAGTGACCATGTACGGATGGGCATGTACGTACTGATCACCCGCGCACGGCGCGACCTGACCCTCGTGTACCGGGGAACAGGCGAACCGGCACTGGTCGAAGCGCTACCGAAGGAACTGCTCGACCTCTCGCACTACACGCCCTGA
- a CDS encoding HNH endonuclease signature motif containing protein → MTVDPPTGWLMLATGADRQHGGNDGYDDDPDLHYSWDDTVPNARTVAVGDRIVLWDKKAVIGASLIEAIETGSAEKILYRCPRCNGANIKRRKRRSPQFRCFPCSDTFETASTRVARVATFRTRHDANWIDLGGCLDGPTLRDLCVSPRSQLSMRALRWDAFLEALGNVGRSRAVAALNSSSTRPRLGRDGHRQVRVRVRVGQREFRRRLLATMGPVCAFTGPGPAAALEAAHLYSYAAVGRHHDDGGLLMRRDLHRLFDQGDIAVDPNTLTINLCKDLLAYEGYATLHGQRLAIAPDPGHIAWMEKHWNQHRVEAD, encoded by the coding sequence ATGACCGTTGACCCGCCGACCGGCTGGCTGATGCTGGCCACGGGAGCAGACCGGCAGCACGGCGGCAACGACGGGTACGACGACGACCCGGACCTGCACTACAGTTGGGACGACACCGTCCCGAACGCCCGTACCGTCGCCGTCGGCGACCGGATCGTCCTGTGGGACAAGAAAGCCGTTATCGGCGCCTCACTGATCGAGGCCATCGAGACCGGCTCTGCCGAGAAGATCCTCTACCGCTGCCCGCGGTGCAACGGGGCGAACATCAAGCGACGCAAGCGACGGTCACCACAGTTCCGCTGTTTCCCGTGCTCGGACACGTTCGAGACCGCCTCAACCCGGGTCGCGCGCGTGGCAACCTTCCGCACCCGCCACGACGCCAACTGGATCGACCTCGGAGGCTGCCTCGACGGCCCGACCCTGCGCGACCTCTGCGTCTCCCCACGCTCCCAACTCAGCATGCGGGCCCTGCGCTGGGATGCATTCCTCGAGGCACTGGGAAACGTCGGCAGATCACGGGCCGTCGCAGCCCTTAACTCGTCGAGCACCCGGCCCCGACTGGGCAGGGACGGCCACCGGCAGGTTCGGGTCCGCGTCCGAGTGGGCCAACGCGAGTTCAGACGACGTCTGCTCGCGACCATGGGCCCCGTCTGCGCCTTCACCGGACCCGGTCCCGCCGCTGCGCTGGAGGCCGCGCACCTCTACAGCTACGCCGCAGTCGGCCGGCACCACGACGACGGTGGACTGCTCATGAGGCGCGATCTTCACCGCCTCTTCGACCAGGGAGACATCGCCGTTGATCCGAACACGCTGACGATCAACCTGTGTAAGGACCTGCTCGCGTACGAGGGCTACGCGACCCTGCACGGTCAGCGGCTCGCGATAGCGCCCGACCCCGGTCACATCGCCTGGATGGAGAAGCACTGGAACCAGCACCGCGTCGAGGCCGACTAA
- a CDS encoding caspase family protein: MSETDPTTPARRHLITIGAARYRNLPDAAYLPQVDADTATVAALIERFGYRRALAGLGEYATAEHLRRTMSHWSQDAEIGSDDIVAVYYAGHGLVDDRHYLLC; the protein is encoded by the coding sequence ATGTCCGAGACTGACCCGACCACCCCTGCTCGCCGTCACCTCATCACGATCGGCGCCGCTCGCTACCGCAACCTTCCGGACGCCGCCTACCTGCCGCAGGTGGATGCGGACACCGCGACGGTGGCAGCACTAATCGAGCGCTTCGGATACCGCCGCGCGCTGGCCGGCCTCGGCGAGTACGCGACCGCCGAGCACCTCCGCCGGACGATGTCCCACTGGAGCCAGGACGCCGAGATCGGGAGCGACGACATCGTCGCCGTCTACTACGCCGGCCACGGTCTCGTCGACGACCGCCACTACCTCCTCTGCTGA
- a CDS encoding ATP-binding protein: MSSARWGLLPCRKVALSYATRSCRSRNSWRWPVRAILDRLLHHRDVVAINGPSYRLKNRLTAIDGQANVA, encoded by the coding sequence GTGAGTTCGGCCCGCTGGGGGCTGCTGCCCTGCCGGAAGGTGGCGTTGAGCTACGCGACCAGGTCGTGCAGGTCCAGGAACTCCTGGCGCTGGCCGGTCCGTGCCATCCTCGACCGACTCCTGCACCACCGCGACGTCGTCGCCATTAACGGACCCAGCTACCGGCTCAAGAACCGCCTCACCGCCATCGACGGCCAAGCCAACGTCGCCTGA
- a CDS encoding Hsp70 family protein: MSVAGVEVEATDLVAATVRRVVVEAQRQVGVPVEDVRLVVPAGWGPRRRTWWRHVAHRAGLPQSRLVEAPVAVAEHLLAGGVRLPVGSVLVVCDLGGGAEVSVLGRGEAGFEVLATLADPLAGGMAVDEALTAAVAGDGTLTGPEDVDGGRWALAASVETAKRALSSHAAVSVAVPSGPAVVLNAQVLEQAARPVLQRAARLTVEAIAAAEVDAGSLAGVYCVGGAARMPLVAAVFAEEAGIDVVVVDDPLLAAVRGAAEAGTGAPTGEPVVAEVAVPPLRRAVAMAVPGFASLLLVSHMLLTPTWHGGILRPVAALNWGELAMASVFALVACLGAGTVLGSALAARDGNSVSLSPGVQVATGILTAAWLGVAVAGMYAVVGSQYIGTELGPFLRWSLLPVAPILLVAGGLALIAVLRWRTPRGGWSDFLAFPTSSVVTATAGMLLIQWSLTADRWPDMLVWIDLGGRVGGLLLGIGVITALVSRLALRLVLGAPLAIICAALVSSRTAGILAVIYAIAVTVWWLKQLWTRIIHPRPLSAPTP, translated from the coding sequence GTGTCGGTTGCCGGTGTCGAGGTTGAGGCGACGGATCTGGTGGCGGCGACGGTGCGGCGGGTCGTGGTGGAGGCGCAGCGGCAGGTGGGTGTGCCGGTCGAGGATGTGCGGTTGGTGGTGCCGGCGGGGTGGGGGCCGCGGCGGCGGACGTGGTGGCGGCATGTCGCGCACAGGGCTGGTCTGCCGCAGTCGCGGCTGGTGGAGGCTCCGGTCGCGGTGGCGGAGCATCTGCTGGCTGGTGGTGTGAGGCTGCCGGTGGGCAGTGTGCTGGTGGTGTGTGATCTGGGCGGCGGCGCGGAGGTCAGCGTGCTGGGTCGCGGGGAGGCCGGGTTCGAGGTCCTGGCCACCTTGGCTGATCCGCTGGCCGGCGGCATGGCGGTTGATGAGGCGTTGACCGCCGCGGTGGCCGGTGACGGCACCCTGACGGGTCCCGAAGATGTTGACGGTGGGCGGTGGGCGCTGGCGGCCAGCGTCGAGACGGCCAAGCGGGCGTTGAGTTCGCATGCGGCGGTGAGCGTGGCGGTGCCGTCGGGGCCGGCGGTGGTGCTCAACGCGCAGGTGTTGGAGCAGGCGGCCCGGCCGGTGCTACAACGTGCGGCCCGGCTGACGGTGGAGGCGATCGCCGCGGCCGAGGTTGATGCCGGTTCCCTCGCGGGCGTCTACTGCGTCGGAGGGGCCGCCCGGATGCCGCTGGTCGCCGCGGTGTTCGCCGAGGAGGCCGGGATCGACGTCGTGGTGGTTGATGATCCGTTGTTGGCGGCGGTGCGGGGGGCTGCGGAGGCGGGCACCGGTGCGCCAACAGGGGAGCCGGTGGTGGCGGAGGTGGCGGTGCCGCCGTTGCGGCGGGCGGTGGCGATGGCGGTGCCGGGTTTCGCGTCGCTGCTGTTGGTGTCGCACATGCTGCTGACCCCGACCTGGCACGGCGGGATCTTGCGGCCGGTGGCGGCGCTGAACTGGGGTGAGTTGGCGATGGCGTCGGTGTTCGCGCTGGTCGCCTGCCTGGGGGCGGGCACGGTCCTCGGGTCGGCGCTGGCCGCCCGTGACGGGAATAGCGTGTCGCTGTCGCCGGGCGTGCAGGTCGCCACGGGGATTCTCACCGCGGCGTGGCTGGGGGTCGCTGTCGCGGGCATGTACGCGGTGGTGGGGAGTCAGTACATCGGCACCGAGTTGGGGCCGTTCCTGCGGTGGTCTCTGCTGCCGGTGGCGCCGATCCTGCTGGTTGCTGGCGGGCTGGCGTTGATCGCTGTGCTGCGGTGGCGCACGCCGCGGGGCGGGTGGTCGGATTTCCTGGCGTTCCCCACGTCGTCGGTGGTGACGGCCACCGCGGGCATGCTGTTGATCCAGTGGTCGCTGACGGCGGACCGGTGGCCGGACATGCTGGTGTGGATCGACCTCGGTGGTCGTGTCGGTGGTCTGCTCCTCGGGATCGGGGTCATCACGGCGCTGGTGTCGCGGCTGGCGTTGCGGCTGGTCCTGGGCGCGCCGCTGGCGATCATCTGCGCCGCGCTGGTCAGCTCCCGGACCGCGGGGATCCTCGCGGTCATCTACGCGATCGCGGTGACGGTGTGGTGGCTGAAGCAGCTGTGGACCCGCATCATCCACCCCCGCCCGCTGTCCGCGCCCACGCCATGA
- a CDS encoding BTAD domain-containing putative transcriptional regulator: MRWPRQAASLLAVAALLAGPPVLLTEWVGWPWDRWPDSEQARLWLREPLTEQNLTGLLVVLAWLLWAFVAYTAAVRVAVRVWAGVRWLRRLPLPTPWQATATGMAGAAAFTAGAHTSTPAVEAPVDPVVPATDTQDTFREQDRDGVAVTGGWLPYDVAEQVTAAASLWWLRRRRAYQPTPAQATTANADLAPLPPTVAAVQAATRTAPAPGPDPDPATVPAVTGPLSAQLPRGGVGLTGPGAYAAARGILVTTLLAGLRHPERARGVVITRTAVETLFGPAADGLRPGPGLRITSTTDDAAALLPPPHSHRPYTSTSPDEMPVPYGAAGSVVIMEGPPQGRLAASLADCQATAIVLALWPGVPTWHVEATGHARDLRHPADTELRLCVLDPVAATDLLAVAGHTDHTHRTAVSDAPQQRQRALVPRQASRHPPPAADPGWRLRVLGEPALFVNGTPVAVRRSAALQALAFLAVHNDGATSRQLTEALWPGLPAHRVTSRLYTTLSHLRATARTTAGAMLVEHVGDRYRLHPDHVDVDLWHLHTAIDHATTTLTTDSRPWQAIIDAYPADLASGQMWPWIEPHREALRRHVLDAYAALAAAEPDPRQALARLQDGIRVDPYNEQLHRRAVDILTDLGDHEAATNLSDRYARRLTDAGLHPDHTFRVAGHPTTT, translated from the coding sequence ATGCGCTGGCCCCGACAGGCCGCCTCGCTACTGGCGGTCGCCGCCCTGCTGGCCGGGCCACCAGTACTGCTGACTGAGTGGGTGGGGTGGCCGTGGGACCGGTGGCCCGACAGCGAGCAGGCACGACTGTGGCTGCGCGAGCCGTTGACCGAGCAGAACCTCACCGGGCTGCTGGTCGTGCTCGCGTGGCTGCTGTGGGCGTTCGTCGCCTACACCGCCGCCGTCCGGGTGGCGGTGCGGGTGTGGGCGGGTGTGCGGTGGCTGCGCCGTCTGCCTCTGCCCACCCCCTGGCAGGCCACCGCGACCGGGATGGCCGGCGCCGCGGCGTTCACCGCCGGCGCCCACACCTCCACGCCCGCGGTCGAGGCCCCCGTCGACCCGGTGGTCCCCGCCACCGACACCCAGGACACCTTCCGAGAGCAGGACCGTGACGGGGTGGCGGTGACCGGCGGGTGGCTGCCGTACGACGTCGCCGAGCAGGTCACCGCCGCCGCGTCGCTGTGGTGGCTACGCCGCCGCCGCGCCTACCAGCCGACACCAGCGCAGGCGACGACGGCGAACGCGGACCTGGCGCCGCTGCCACCGACAGTGGCCGCCGTCCAAGCCGCCACCCGCACCGCCCCCGCCCCGGGCCCGGACCCGGACCCGGCGACCGTCCCTGCTGTGACCGGTCCGCTCTCCGCGCAGCTGCCGCGTGGGGGTGTCGGTCTGACCGGACCGGGCGCGTACGCCGCCGCCCGCGGGATACTGGTCACCACCCTCCTCGCCGGCCTCCGCCACCCTGAACGGGCCAGAGGTGTCGTGATCACCCGGACCGCAGTCGAAACACTGTTCGGCCCGGCCGCCGACGGGCTCCGGCCCGGACCCGGCCTGCGGATCACCTCCACGACCGACGACGCCGCAGCGCTCCTACCCCCACCCCACAGCCACAGGCCGTACACCAGCACCTCCCCCGACGAGATGCCCGTTCCTTACGGTGCCGCTGGGTCCGTCGTGATCATGGAAGGCCCACCACAGGGTCGTCTCGCCGCCTCACTCGCCGACTGCCAGGCCACCGCGATCGTCCTCGCCCTCTGGCCCGGCGTGCCCACCTGGCACGTCGAGGCCACCGGCCACGCCCGCGACCTACGGCATCCTGCCGACACGGAGCTTCGGCTGTGTGTGCTCGACCCGGTGGCGGCCACCGACCTGCTCGCCGTCGCCGGCCACACTGACCACACCCACCGCACTGCTGTCAGCGACGCCCCGCAGCAGAGACAGCGGGCGCTGGTTCCCCGCCAGGCGAGCCGGCACCCGCCGCCCGCCGCCGACCCCGGATGGCGGTTGAGGGTGCTCGGTGAACCGGCACTCTTCGTCAACGGCACACCCGTGGCCGTGCGCCGCAGCGCCGCCCTGCAGGCCCTGGCGTTCCTCGCCGTCCACAACGACGGCGCCACCAGCCGGCAACTCACCGAAGCGCTCTGGCCCGGACTGCCCGCACACCGGGTGACGAGCCGCCTCTACACCACCCTCAGCCACCTCCGCGCCACCGCCCGCACCACGGCCGGTGCCATGCTCGTCGAGCATGTCGGCGACCGCTACCGGCTCCACCCCGACCACGTCGACGTCGACCTGTGGCACCTGCACACCGCCATCGACCACGCCACGACGACACTCACCACCGACAGCCGGCCCTGGCAGGCCATCATCGACGCCTACCCCGCCGACCTCGCCAGCGGACAGATGTGGCCGTGGATCGAACCACACCGCGAAGCACTCCGACGCCACGTCCTCGACGCCTACGCCGCTCTCGCCGCCGCCGAACCCGACCCGCGACAGGCGCTGGCCCGGCTCCAGGACGGCATCCGCGTCGACCCCTACAACGAACAACTGCACCGGCGCGCCGTCGACATCCTCACCGACCTCGGCGACCACGAGGCAGCGACCAACCTGTCCGACCGTTACGCGCGACGCCTCACCGACGCCGGCCTCCACCCCGACCACACTTTCCGCGTTGCTGGACATCCCACAACAACCTGA
- a CDS encoding DUF6193 family natural product biosynthesis protein — translation MDGEQPIGAVVEAGWQAVRDDGRVRPDLVRAAYAEPRLRCLFPWTGMGELHFSRCTEHRWTWDIPFIRPAAGGTYAVEGPSRTQTVGPATTAREAVAMVVARLPAGCGRAFVGNSEQLAAHEAATGVLTGTHDPDLQLEPPFSTLAAAERAMEQGQYAAAVDLFASVSVQLCSGIHAPVEEDLGATAHHAHLGRMDALARAGRLDELAALAVTDTHARRRLDRQLHEDGHADGLRARAATGDMTALYFLVQLLRTRGEDGAARQAVADIAPDDDYARQLLHKPRE, via the coding sequence ATGGATGGTGAGCAGCCCATTGGTGCTGTGGTCGAGGCCGGTTGGCAGGCCGTGCGGGATGACGGCCGCGTGCGTCCGGACCTCGTGCGGGCGGCGTACGCGGAGCCGCGCCTGCGGTGCCTGTTTCCCTGGACAGGGATGGGCGAGCTGCACTTCAGCCGGTGCACCGAGCATCGCTGGACCTGGGACATCCCCTTCATCCGGCCGGCCGCTGGCGGCACCTACGCGGTGGAGGGCCCGAGCCGAACGCAGACCGTCGGTCCGGCGACCACCGCGCGGGAGGCAGTCGCGATGGTGGTCGCACGCCTTCCCGCCGGCTGCGGCCGGGCGTTCGTCGGGAACAGCGAGCAACTCGCGGCTCACGAGGCCGCCACGGGCGTCCTGACCGGAACGCACGACCCGGACCTACAGCTGGAACCGCCGTTCTCGACACTCGCCGCGGCCGAGCGGGCCATGGAGCAGGGCCAGTACGCAGCTGCGGTCGACCTGTTCGCCTCGGTATCCGTCCAACTTTGCTCGGGCATCCACGCACCGGTCGAGGAGGATCTCGGCGCGACTGCTCATCACGCGCACCTCGGGAGGATGGACGCCTTGGCGCGTGCGGGGCGGCTCGACGAACTCGCCGCCCTCGCGGTCACCGACACTCATGCCCGCCGACGCCTGGACCGGCAGTTGCACGAGGACGGCCACGCCGACGGCCTCCGGGCCCGGGCGGCCACCGGAGACATGACGGCCCTGTACTTCCTGGTCCAGCTCCTACGAACCCGAGGTGAGGACGGTGCGGCCAGGCAGGCGGTAGCAGACATCGCGCCCGACGACGACTATGCCCGGCAGCTACTCCACAAGCCGCGAGAGTAG
- a CDS encoding AfsR/SARP family transcriptional regulator translates to MKDLLGGNDLPDGDAGQRQEPVPVVPALDGPLAAVWPPAGLGLTGPGAEAAGRGFLTAALAAGGVDNPHARSTVVIPSTTAATLLGAAAVLPETPRLTVPGSLDDALDILEADTLHRTRLAYQHEVDTIAELRRTDPCEEPQPPILLIADAAASHERARIAALLAQGQRLDIHGILLGSWPDGNTVVVNVDGTTTPADGEARHRTHPADVGRLSVLTPAETIGLLTTVAEAHTGQQRPSPADTARPAAGQDPRPASTSTEDAGHGDGDGRGPVGDEPAPAAEDTAPVVPHPRDPATDGTQAAGEEPAALSNGRVKVRVLGGARIVDMDTTMPLRAKALELLVYLVVHDGDAAQDSILDDLLPDAPAARAPHRLHTYVSALRKALARTGGPASYLTHPSRRYTLNREMLDVDLWRMRDALRDAKHATTDTDRTAALQRAIDAYDGALADGSGYEWIEAHREGIRRQALDAHLALATATTDPTQALAVLEAAMRHDPYAEAFYQQAMRAHATLGHLEQIRALRRTLTRRLEEIDAEPSEDTLALADRLIAGLRQQWPTGKPEPRDDGPRS, encoded by the coding sequence GTGAAGGACCTTCTGGGCGGCAACGATCTGCCCGACGGCGATGCAGGGCAGCGCCAAGAGCCCGTGCCGGTGGTGCCGGCGCTGGACGGCCCACTGGCCGCGGTGTGGCCACCTGCCGGCCTCGGGCTGACCGGCCCCGGCGCGGAGGCCGCCGGCCGCGGGTTCCTCACCGCCGCCCTCGCCGCCGGTGGCGTGGACAACCCCCACGCGCGCAGCACGGTGGTGATCCCCTCGACGACCGCCGCCACCCTCCTGGGTGCCGCCGCTGTGCTGCCCGAGACTCCCCGCCTGACCGTCCCCGGCAGCCTCGATGACGCCTTGGACATCCTCGAAGCGGACACCCTGCACCGCACCCGCTTGGCCTACCAGCACGAGGTCGACACCATCGCCGAGCTGCGCCGCACCGACCCGTGCGAGGAGCCGCAGCCACCCATCCTGCTCATCGCCGACGCCGCGGCCAGCCACGAACGCGCCAGGATCGCCGCGCTCCTGGCCCAGGGACAACGCCTCGACATCCACGGCATCCTTCTCGGTTCCTGGCCAGACGGGAACACCGTCGTCGTCAACGTCGACGGCACCACGACCCCCGCCGACGGGGAGGCCCGCCACCGTACGCACCCCGCCGACGTCGGTCGCCTGAGCGTCCTCACCCCTGCCGAGACGATCGGCCTGCTCACCACCGTCGCCGAAGCGCACACCGGCCAACAGCGACCCTCACCGGCCGATACTGCCCGACCGGCTGCCGGCCAGGACCCGCGACCGGCCTCGACCAGCACCGAAGACGCCGGCCACGGCGACGGCGACGGTCGAGGGCCCGTCGGCGACGAGCCGGCACCCGCCGCCGAGGACACCGCTCCGGTCGTCCCACACCCACGCGATCCCGCCACCGACGGAACACAGGCAGCGGGAGAAGAACCGGCGGCCCTGTCCAACGGGCGCGTCAAGGTACGGGTGCTCGGCGGCGCCCGCATCGTGGACATGGACACGACCATGCCGCTGCGGGCCAAAGCCCTCGAACTGCTGGTCTACCTCGTCGTCCACGACGGCGACGCGGCACAGGACAGCATCCTCGACGACCTGCTACCCGACGCCCCGGCAGCACGGGCACCCCACCGCCTGCACACCTACGTCTCCGCGCTCCGCAAGGCCCTCGCCCGCACCGGCGGACCCGCCAGCTACCTCACCCACCCGTCACGCCGCTACACCCTCAACCGGGAGATGCTCGACGTGGACCTGTGGCGGATGCGCGACGCGCTACGCGACGCCAAGCACGCCACCACCGACACCGACCGGACCGCCGCACTGCAACGCGCGATCGACGCCTACGACGGCGCACTCGCCGACGGCTCCGGCTACGAGTGGATCGAGGCACACCGCGAGGGCATCCGCCGCCAGGCCCTCGACGCCCACCTCGCCCTCGCCACCGCGACCACCGACCCGACACAAGCCCTCGCCGTCCTGGAAGCCGCGATGCGCCACGACCCGTACGCCGAGGCCTTCTACCAACAGGCGATGCGCGCCCACGCCACGCTGGGACACCTCGAGCAGATCCGCGCCCTGCGCCGGACACTCACCCGCCGCCTCGAAGAGATCGACGCCGAACCCAGCGAGGACACCCTCGCACTCGCCGACCGGCTCATCGCCGGACTACGCCAGCAGTGGCCGACCGGAAAGCCCGAGCCACGCGACGACGGGCCACGCTCATGA
- a CDS encoding excalibur calcium-binding domain-containing protein produces MACCGFAGLGALVGDEKPEANAPPSPSPSPTAVATTAEPLTAVSASPSSVVEPSRTVAAPKPKPTTAAPQPKEPYYRNCDAVRAAGKDPLYEGDPGFRPALDRDGDGEACEPGGGNGDTGPAPDGDVYYANCSEVRAAGAAPIRRGEPGYSRKLDRDGDGIACE; encoded by the coding sequence ATGGCTTGCTGCGGCTTTGCTGGTCTTGGTGCTCTCGTCGGAGACGAGAAGCCTGAGGCCAACGCACCGCCAAGTCCGTCACCCTCTCCAACCGCCGTTGCTACGACCGCCGAACCCTTGACGGCCGTCAGCGCTTCTCCCAGCAGCGTGGTTGAGCCGTCCAGGACGGTGGCAGCGCCGAAGCCGAAGCCGACTACCGCGGCACCGCAGCCGAAAGAGCCCTACTACCGCAACTGTGATGCCGTGCGTGCTGCCGGGAAGGACCCCTTGTACGAGGGGGACCCCGGATTCCGACCTGCTTTGGATCGAGACGGCGACGGCGAAGCCTGCGAGCCCGGCGGCGGCAACGGCGACACCGGGCCCGCGCCGGACGGCGATGTCTACTACGCGAACTGCTCCGAGGTGCGAGCCGCCGGCGCGGCTCCCATCCGTCGGGGCGAGCCAGGCTACTCACGCAAGTTGGATCGAGACGGCGACGGTATCGCCTGCGAATAG